The nucleotide sequence GGATCGTACATCCGCTGTCGCACCAGGCCTGGACCGATACCCTTGATGTGGCGCTCGCGGTGGCCGCCGCCGTCGGCTGCGACTGTCCGGTTTTTGCTACCGGACGCAGCAGCGAAGCTGCTGCCCAAGGCTTCCTCAATTTCAAGGAAGAAGCCTACGTGATGATGGGTGATCACGTGCGCTATGCGGTACAGGCGGCCCGGCGCAAGGGGTTCAAAAAAATCGTGCTGGCAGCGCAGTTCGCCAAACTGGTCAAGATCGCCTGTGGTCATCCGCAGACCCATGTCGATTCCTCACGGCTCGATCTGGCGGAGATGGCAGGCTGGGTCGGTGGCGAGGACCACGCTTTCATCCGCACGGCCAATACCGCCCGCGAGCTCTTTCAGACGTTTGGTCCCGACCACCGACTGGTGGCTGCGACCGCGCAGCGGGCGCTGACGCAGCTGCGGGACTGGAGCGAGAATCTGGCAACAGGAATAATTCTGGTTGATTACGATAAACAGGTGGCAGGAACCTTCGGGGAACTGCCCCCGCAACGAAACGGGTGAGACGATGGGACGAACAATTCATGTAATCGGCGGCGGCGTCGAAGGGCAGGAAGGTTTCAGTCAACGGGCGTTAGAAATCATCGCGCAAGCCGAACTGATGGTTGCCGGAGAACGGCAGCTGGCGCTTTTCCCCGACTTCAGCGGGGAGAAGCTGGCAATCGGCAGCAATCTCGGTGAGGTTGCCGAGGTGCTGAAAACGACCGCCAAGGCCGCGGTGGTGATCGCCTCGGGCGATCCGCTCTTCTTCGGCATCGGTCGCTACCTGCTGCGCAACCTGTCGGCAGAGCGACTCGAATTCATCTCCAACGTCTCGTCGATTCAGTACGCCTTTGCTGCGATCAAGGAACCGTGGGATGACGCGGTTTTTATTTCTGCGCACGGGCGCGGACTGAAAGAGGCGGTCGACCGGATCGTCGCCAATGACAAGGCAGCGGTGCTGACCGATGAGCTCCACACCCCGGCGGTGATTGCCGCCGAACTGATCGACCGGGGACGCGACGGGTACGCCGCCTGGCTGTGTGAAAATCTGGGGCGCGACGACGAACGGATTGTCGCCACCGATGTCAAGGGGCTGCTCGATATCCAGGCCGCGCCGCTCAACGTGCTGATTCTGATCAAGGAATACGACGCCGAAGGGGAAGCATCGCATAGTGCGCTGGGAATCAGCGACGATGAATTTATCACCCACAAAAAACTGATCACCAAAGAGGAAGTACGGGCGATTACCCTGGCCAAATTACGTCTGCGTCACGACATGGTGCTGTGGGATGTCGGTGCCGGTTCCGGTTCGGTCAGTATTGAGGCAGACAACCTGCTCGTCAACGGTACGGTGATGGCGATTGAGCGCAACACCGAGTATATCGCCTTTCTCAAGGAGAACCTGAAAAAGTTCAACAGCCGTAACGTCACCCTCATCGAAGGGGACGCACCCTACTGCTTTGATGACCTCCCCGATCCCGACCGGGTCTTTATCGGCGGCTCCGGCGGCAACCTGTGGGAAATCCTGGAAGCGGTCGACGGACGCCTGTCGTCCGACGGGCGCGTGGTCGTCAACGCGGTGACCCTCGACACCCTGACCGCCGCCAACGAGTATTTTGAAAATGCCGGTTACAACGTCGAAGTCACAGCAGTCAATATCGCCCGCACCAAGCCGCTGACCGACTATAAGCTGTTCGAAGCGTTCAATCCCGTTTACGTCATTGTGGCCGAGAAGATTTAAACATTTTGTATTCACCACGAAGTTCACGAAGCACGAAGAGAACCTTTAAGAAAAGATACCGTTTTAAATCTTTTCCTCCGTGTCCTCCGTGGTGAAATGGATTGATTTATACATTATTATTCACCGCAAAGTTCACGGAGAGCACGATGAGGATCGTTGAGAAGAGATCCTGTTTTAAATCTTTTCCTTCGTGAACTTCGTGTCCTGGTGGTGAAAAGGGTTATATATGAGCTTAAACAGTAACCGGACAACAACCGGTCCACGCGTCATCGCCGTTGGCGTCGGTCCCGGCGACCCGGAACTGGTGACGCTGAAAGGTGCCCGCCTCCTTGGCGAAGCCGATGTCGTGATCACCCCGGTCGGCGACAAGGGGGACGGCTCGATCGCGCGCGCGATTGTCGCCGGTCTGGTCGATCCCGCCCGCCAGGAGATTGTCGAACAGGTCTTCCCAATGCGTCGTGACCGCGACGGTTTGGCGGAAATCCGCCGCGCCTCGGCACGGATGATGGCCGCGCATGTCGCCGCCGGACGCACCGTCGCTTTCGTCACCCTTGGCGACCCGTTCCTCTACAGCACCTTTCTTTATGTCTACCATTATCTGCGCGAAGAGTTCCCCGCCACCCCGGTCGAAGTCGTCTCCGGGGTGTCGTCGATCCATGCCGCCGCGGCCCGCGCCGATCTGCCCCTCGGCCTCGCCGATGAGCGCATCGCGATCCTCCCGGCGACTTTTGAAGATGAGCGTCTGCGCCGCGCCCTGGCCGATTTCGACACCGTGGTGTTGATGAAGGTCTTTCGGGTCTTCGATCAGGTGCGTGAGCTGCTGCGGGAACTCGATCTGCTCGCCAGGGCGGTCTATCTGAAACGGGTCGGTTTGCCGGACGAAACGGTGGTGACCGATCTCGACCAGGTGCGTGATGACGACCTCGACTATTTGTCACTGATTATTGTCAAAAAATAGCAGCCGTAAGGTTATATCGATGCCCGCAGAAATCATTTTCGTCGGCGCCGGTCCCGGCGATCCCGAACTTATCACCGTTAAAGGGCTGAAAGCCCTCCAGTCCGCCGATATCGTCGTTTACGCCGGTTCACTGGTCAGCACCGCGCATCTGGCTGAACTGAAACCCGGCGCGCAGGCCTACGACAGCGCGCCACTGACCCTCGATGAAGTCCTCGCCATCATGATTCCGGCGGTCAGGGCAGGGAAGATGGTGGTGCGCCTGCATACCGGTGACCCGGCGATCTACGGCGCGATTCAGGAGCAGCTCGAGGTACTGGAACAGGAAAAGATTCCCTGTCGGGTGATCCCCGGCGTCACTGCGGCGTTTGCCGCTGCGGCCAGCCTGCGTCAGGAACTGACCCTGCCGGAGGTGTCGCAGACGGTGATCCTTTCGCGCCGCGAAGGGCGCACCCCGGTGCCGGAGAATGAAAAGCTGGAAAAACTCGCGGCGATCGGCGGCACTCTTTGCCTTTATCTCTCCGTTGGGATGATGGAAAAAGTCGTTACAGAGCTTCTCGCTGGAGGTGTTTATACTGAGCAGACGCCGGTTGCGGTCGTTAGTAAGGCAAGCTGGGCGGACGAACAAATGGTCGAGGGAACACTGGCCGATATTGCGGGAAAAGTGACTGCCGCCGGGATCAAGAAACAGGCCTTGATCATCGTGGGAGAAACATTAAGGGCACGAAAAGGGGGCGTGCCGGTCAAATCGAAACTGTACGATGCTGGCTTTAGCCACGGCTATCGAGAGAAGAAGTAGATGATTTTCTCCGTGATCTTCGTGCCCTCCGTGGTGAGATTTCTTTAAAAGGAAAAAATGAAACTCGCGATTGTCGCCATCACCGACGGCGGTGCCATGCTCGCCCGTCGCCTCTCTTCCGGGTTAACTGACGCGGATCTTTACCTCCCCGAACGTTTCCGGGAGGATGATAGCAGCCGATATTTTGCCGAACCCGTGGCACACCTGCTGCCACGACTGTTCACCGAATATGCCGGGCTGATCTGCATCATGGCCACCGGGATCGTAGTGCGGGTGCTGGCGCCGCAGCTGCGCGGCAAGGCGCTCGATCCGGCGGTGGTGGTGTGCGATGAAAAGGGGCAGTTTGCGATCAGTCTTCTTTCCGGCCATCTGGGGGGCGCCAACGCGCTGGCGGAAGAAATCGCCGGGCTGCTGGACGGACAGGCGGTGATTACCACCGCGACCGATGTCAACAACCTTCCCGCCTGGGACGAGATCGCCCGTCTGACCGGGATGGTTGTCGAACCATTGGAACAGATCCGGGAACTCAACGGGAGGTTGCTGCGCGGGGAGCCGATCGTCCTGGTCGATCCCCGGCGGCGAATCGCTGAGCGCTACCTTGATCTGCCGGGAATTACCTGGTGTGACACCTTTATGGCCGCCGATGCGTTTCCCGGCGTCGCCAGGGTTGTGGTTACGCACCGGCTGCTGTCGCAAAAAGAACAGGGAAACAATCTGCTGCTGCGTCCGCGTGATCTGATCGTCGGCATCGGCTGTAATCGCCATACGTCGCGTGTCGAGATCGCGGCGGCGGTCGACGAGGAGTTGCAACGGGCGCGGTTGTCACTGGACAGCGTCGCCGCCCTCGCCACTATCGACGCCAAAGACGACGAACCCGGGCTTCTCGACTTCGCCCGGCAGTGGCAGTTGCGACTGGAATTTCATTCCGCCGCTGCCCTCAATGCGGTTGACGTACCGACGGTTCCCTCTGACTATGTGCTTGCGGCGGTCGGTGCCAAAGGGGTCTGCGAACCGGCGGCGCTGCTGTCCGCCGGAGCGGGGGGCCGGATCATTCTGCGTAAACGGAAGAATGGCAATGTGACGGTGGCGGTTGCCGAGAAACCCTGAATTCGATTTCACCACGAAGAGCACGAAGAGCACGAAGAGCACGAAGAGCACGAAGAGCACGAAGAAAACCACATAACCATGTATGTTTATCTCCGTGCCCTTCGTGTTCTCCAGTGAACAAAGTGAACGGGTGGTGAGTGATTTTAGAACCGCGCGTTGAAAAAGAAAGTCTTGCTATAAATATGAGTGGAAAATTATACGTCGTCGGTCTCGGTCCCGGCGATTTGCAACATATGACCCCGGCCTGCAACGCGGCGCTGGAAGAGGCTGCGGTGATCGTCGGCTACCAGACCTACCTTGACCTGATCGCGCCGCTTTTGGTCGGGAAAGAGGTCATCTCCTCGGGGATGATGAAAGAGGTTGACCGCTGTCGGCAGGCGCTGGAGATTGCCGCGACCGGAAAGATTGTGGCTCTGGTGTCATCGGGGGATGCCGGGATTTACGGCATGGCGGGGCTGGTTCTCGAACTGGTGAACGAACCGGGCCGTGCGCTCGAAGCGGTCGCGGTTGAAATGATCCCCGGCGTTTCGGCGGTGCAGGCGGCGGCGTCCCGCTTGGGTGCACCGCTGATGCACGATTTTGCGGTGATCTCCCTCTCCGACCTGCTCACCCCCTGGCCGTTGATCAGACGTCGACTCGATGCCGCCGGACGCGCCGATTTTGTCATTGCCCTCTACAATCCGCGCAGCAAATCCCGCGTCACCCAGATCGAAGAGGGGCGCGACATTCTGTTGCGGCATCGTTCCCCGGATACTCCGGTCGGGATCGTGCGCAATGCCTGTCGGGTTGGCGAGAGTGTCACCCTCAGCACTCTGGCGACCTTCACGGACGAAGAGATCAACATGTTTTCGCTGGTGATGATCGGTAACAGTGCGACTTTTATCGATACAACCGGGCGGATGATTACCCCGCGCGGCTATGCGGCACGTTATCTGTGCACCGATAAGGCCTCCGCCCCCCTTCCGACAAAACGGGTGCAGACCCTTTTTGTCGGTGGCACCGGCAGCGATGTCGGCAAGAGTCTGGTGGTGGCGGGACTCTGCCGCTTACTAAAGCGTCAAGGGAAGTCGGTCGCACCGTTCAAGGCGCAGAACATGGCGCTTAACTCGGCGGTGACCCCGGAAGGGGGAGAGATCGGCCGGGCGCAGGCGTTGCAGGCAGCGGCCTGTGGACTCGCGCCGCATACCGACATGAACCCGGTGCTGCTGAAGCCGAATTCGGCGACCGGCTCGCAGGTCATCGTCCATGGCAAACCGATCGGCAACATGAGTGTCACTGAGTATCATGCCTATAAGGATCAGGCCTTCGTCAAAGTGCGGGAGTCGTTCAAACGGTTGGCGACGCAGTACGACCTGGTAATCATGGAAGGGGCCGGGAGTATTGCCGAGATCAATCTCAAGGCGACCGACATCACCAATCTGCGCGCGGCGGCAATCGCCGACGCGCCGGTACTGCTGGTTGCGGACATCGATCGCGGCGGGGTCTTCGCCGCCATTGTCGGCACGCTGGAACTATTGACGCAGGAAGAGCGAGCAGCTGTTGCTGGAGTGATCATTAACAAGTTCCGTGGCGATCCCGCCCTGCTTGAATCGGGGCTACGGGAGATTGAAGACCGCACCGGCGTGCCGGTCCTCGGCGTCATTCCGTGGCTGAAGTTGCGGCTGCCGGAAGAGGATTCTGTTGCGCTGACGCGCAAAGTCATGACAGCTCCGGAGGCGTTGGTGCGGATCGGCGTGGTGCGGTTGCCGCACCTGTCCAACTACACCGATTTCGATCCCCTTGAGCAATCACCCGGCGTCGGTCTGAGTTATTTTGACGAGCCGCGCGCAATCGCGGCCCTTGATCTGATTATTCTCCCCGGCAGCAAAAGCACTCTGGCCGATCTGATCTGGTTGCAGGAGACCGGGATGGCAACGGCCATCAGCGCCTATCACGCCGCCGGTGGGCGGGTCATCGGGATCTGCGGTGGCTATCAGATGCTCGGTCACAGCATCGCCGATCCCGACGGCGTGGAATCCGCCCTGGACAGCGTGGCAGGGCTGGGGCTGCTCGACGTGACGACGACCCTCTTTCCCGACAAACAGACCCACCTGGTGCGC is from Desulfuromonadaceae bacterium and encodes:
- the cbiE gene encoding precorrin-6y C5,15-methyltransferase (decarboxylating) subunit CbiE, encoding MGRTIHVIGGGVEGQEGFSQRALEIIAQAELMVAGERQLALFPDFSGEKLAIGSNLGEVAEVLKTTAKAAVVIASGDPLFFGIGRYLLRNLSAERLEFISNVSSIQYAFAAIKEPWDDAVFISAHGRGLKEAVDRIVANDKAAVLTDELHTPAVIAAELIDRGRDGYAAWLCENLGRDDERIVATDVKGLLDIQAAPLNVLILIKEYDAEGEASHSALGISDDEFITHKKLITKEEVRAITLAKLRLRHDMVLWDVGAGSGSVSIEADNLLVNGTVMAIERNTEYIAFLKENLKKFNSRNVTLIEGDAPYCFDDLPDPDRVFIGGSGGNLWEILEAVDGRLSSDGRVVVNAVTLDTLTAANEYFENAGYNVEVTAVNIARTKPLTDYKLFEAFNPVYVIVAEKI
- the cobI gene encoding precorrin-2 C(20)-methyltransferase, producing MSLNSNRTTTGPRVIAVGVGPGDPELVTLKGARLLGEADVVITPVGDKGDGSIARAIVAGLVDPARQEIVEQVFPMRRDRDGLAEIRRASARMMAAHVAAGRTVAFVTLGDPFLYSTFLYVYHYLREEFPATPVEVVSGVSSIHAAAARADLPLGLADERIAILPATFEDERLRRALADFDTVVLMKVFRVFDQVRELLRELDLLARAVYLKRVGLPDETVVTDLDQVRDDDLDYLSLIIVKK
- the cobM gene encoding precorrin-4 C(11)-methyltransferase; this translates as MPAEIIFVGAGPGDPELITVKGLKALQSADIVVYAGSLVSTAHLAELKPGAQAYDSAPLTLDEVLAIMIPAVRAGKMVVRLHTGDPAIYGAIQEQLEVLEQEKIPCRVIPGVTAAFAAAASLRQELTLPEVSQTVILSRREGRTPVPENEKLEKLAAIGGTLCLYLSVGMMEKVVTELLAGGVYTEQTPVAVVSKASWADEQMVEGTLADIAGKVTAAGIKKQALIIVGETLRARKGGVPVKSKLYDAGFSHGYREKK
- a CDS encoding cobalt-precorrin 5A hydrolase, with translation MKLAIVAITDGGAMLARRLSSGLTDADLYLPERFREDDSSRYFAEPVAHLLPRLFTEYAGLICIMATGIVVRVLAPQLRGKALDPAVVVCDEKGQFAISLLSGHLGGANALAEEIAGLLDGQAVITTATDVNNLPAWDEIARLTGMVVEPLEQIRELNGRLLRGEPIVLVDPRRRIAERYLDLPGITWCDTFMAADAFPGVARVVVTHRLLSQKEQGNNLLLRPRDLIVGIGCNRHTSRVEIAAAVDEELQRARLSLDSVAALATIDAKDDEPGLLDFARQWQLRLEFHSAAALNAVDVPTVPSDYVLAAVGAKGVCEPAALLSAGAGGRIILRKRKNGNVTVAVAEKP
- a CDS encoding cobyric acid synthase; this translates as MSGKLYVVGLGPGDLQHMTPACNAALEEAAVIVGYQTYLDLIAPLLVGKEVISSGMMKEVDRCRQALEIAATGKIVALVSSGDAGIYGMAGLVLELVNEPGRALEAVAVEMIPGVSAVQAAASRLGAPLMHDFAVISLSDLLTPWPLIRRRLDAAGRADFVIALYNPRSKSRVTQIEEGRDILLRHRSPDTPVGIVRNACRVGESVTLSTLATFTDEEINMFSLVMIGNSATFIDTTGRMITPRGYAARYLCTDKASAPLPTKRVQTLFVGGTGSDVGKSLVVAGLCRLLKRQGKSVAPFKAQNMALNSAVTPEGGEIGRAQALQAAACGLAPHTDMNPVLLKPNSATGSQVIVHGKPIGNMSVTEYHAYKDQAFVKVRESFKRLATQYDLVIMEGAGSIAEINLKATDITNLRAAAIADAPVLLVADIDRGGVFAAIVGTLELLTQEERAAVAGVIINKFRGDPALLESGLREIEDRTGVPVLGVIPWLKLRLPEEDSVALTRKVMTAPEALVRIGVVRLPHLSNYTDFDPLEQSPGVGLSYFDEPRAIAALDLIILPGSKSTLADLIWLQETGMATAISAYHAAGGRVIGICGGYQMLGHSIADPDGVESALDSVAGLGLLDVTTTLFPDKQTHLVRGELLPAARRAGLTMRGEITGYEIHMGETLLTASVAPLLQLSERSQQRVALNEGAISADGRVWGSYLHGLFDNAELTRDLLTRIAADLNVILPAGDGANGTSVDAELDRWADHLATHLDLQKIFSLLNVEPEK